A stretch of Carya illinoinensis cultivar Pawnee chromosome 14, C.illinoinensisPawnee_v1, whole genome shotgun sequence DNA encodes these proteins:
- the LOC122293668 gene encoding 40S ribosomal protein S23-like, protein MGAGRKLKSHRRRQRWADKSYKKSHLGNEWKKPFAGSSHAEGIVLEKIGIEAKQPNSAIRKCARVQLIKNGKKIAAFVPNDGCLNYIEENVFCDAMCK, encoded by the exons ATGGGAGCTGGTCGTAAGCTCAAATCCCATCGTAGAAGGCAGAGGTGGGCTGACAAGTCATATAAGAAGTCCCACTTGGGAAATGAGTGGAAAAAACCATTTGCTGGATCATCCCATGCAGAAGGCATTGTCCTAGAAAAgat TGGCATTGAGGCTAAGCAGCCAAACTCTGCTATCAGAAAATGTGCTCGTGTTCAGCTGATCAAGAATGGAAAAAAGATTGCAGCTTTTGTACCTAATGATGGTTGCTTGAACTACATTGAGGAGAATGTATTTTGTGATGCAATgtgtaaataa